CTATGGAAAAGCCACTTGTAGGAATTATTATGGGAAGCAAAAGTGATTTAAGCGTTATGCAGGCTGCAGCTGATATCCTGAAGGATTTAGGCATCAACCATGAGGTGAAAACGGTTTCAGCCCATCGCACTCCGGAATTAATGTTTGAATATGCTAAATCAGCTCGGCCCAGAGGCTTGAAAGTCATCATTGCTGGGGCTGGTGGAGCGGCTCATCTTCCCGGAATGGTTGCCTCTTTAACTACCTTACCGGTAATTGGCGTTCCGGTTAAATCATCCAATTCAATCGATGGAT
The window above is part of the Bacteroidia bacterium genome. Proteins encoded here:
- the purE gene encoding 5-(carboxyamino)imidazole ribonucleotide mutase gives rise to the protein MEKPLVGIIMGSKSDLSVMQAAADILKDLGINHEVKTVSAHRTPELMFEYAKSARPRGLKVIIAGAGGAAHLPGMVASLTTLPVIGVPVKSSNSIDGWDSILSILQMPNGVPVATVALNAAQNAGILAAQIIGSSHPEIAEKLDLFKQNLKEKVLNS